The following coding sequences lie in one Silene latifolia isolate original U9 population chromosome 5, ASM4854445v1, whole genome shotgun sequence genomic window:
- the LOC141657110 gene encoding COBRA-like protein 7, translating to MAAPLSLLPLLLSLLLLFHPTTAQPARRTPTPPSPPPPPPPPSDTCNGIYISYNYLSGQILHPIRKSNPTQQPYSFKSTLSILNNDDVELKQWRVFIGFQHKEILVSAAAAVVFNGSSFPADVSDGVVLAGFPMSDLKTGIQTAGDVTAMGVQIQLGGTQFGVGPPAVPLPGNVSLVNDGYTCPKPTKIGNTTLSTCCVRDPNAKTNITITDEFLPRQNGDLTIMFDVLRAYSNNYWAQVTMANHNPLGRLDYWQLSWDWMADEFINTMKGAYTDIVDTNDCITGLQAQQYAGLDFSNVLNCQRRPTIIDLPPQYANDSTLGKIPFCCRNGTILPVSMDESKSVSAFQINVNKMPPNMNQSAITPPQNWQIKGILNPDYVCGPPVRVSPSEFPSPTGLPVNTTSFASWQVVCNITQPKNAKPKCCVSFSAFFNESIVPCKTCACGCPKNTGQTCSTTAPAMFLPPEAQLVPFDNRTKLSLAWAAIKHRPIPNPLPCSDNCGVSINWHVATDFNKGWSARMTLFNWDETNFADWFVAVKLGKAAQGFQKAYSFNGTLMTDASDVNNTIFIQGLPGLNYLIGETNGSKPTDPRVPGKQQSVMSFTKAVIAGINVPIRDGFPTKVYFNGEECSVPDIIPTSSGHKQAPLAFIPVLLAVLVLVFIVQ from the exons ATGGCGGCTCCACTCTCTCTCCTCCCCCTTCTCCTCTCTCTCCTCCTTCTCTTCCACCCCACCACCGCACAACCAGCGCGCCGTACACCAACCCCGCCATCcccaccgccgccgccgccgccgccttCTGACACATGTAACGGCATCTACATCTCATACAACTACCTCTCAGGCCAAATCCTCCACCCGATCCGAAAATCTAACCCCACCCAACAACCTTACAGCTTCAAGTCTACTCTCTCTATCCTTAACAACGACGACGTTGAGCTCAAACAATGGCGGGTATTCATCGGATTTCAGCATAAAGAAATCCTAGTCTCCGCGGCCGCCGCTGTTGTCTTTAATGGGTCTTCTTTTCCTGCTGATGTATCTGACGGCGTCGTTTTGGCTGGGTTTCCGATGAGTGATCTTAAGACTGGGATTCAGACCGCCGGTGATGTCACCGCTATGGGGGTTCAAATTCAGCTTGGTGGGACCCAGTTTGGTGTGGGCCCTCCTGCTGTTCCCTTGCCTGGGAATGTTTCATTGGTTAATGATGGATATACTTGCCCTAAACCCACTAAAATCG GAAACACCACCTTGAGCACCTGTTGTGTCAGAGATCCTAATGCTAAGACAAACATCACAATCACTGATGAATTTTTGCCTCGGCAAAATGGTGACTTGACCATCATGTTTGATGTGTTAAGGGCGTATAGTAATAACTACTGGGCTCAGGTCACGATGGCTAACCACAACCCATTGGGCCGACTTGATTACTGGCAACTCAGTTGGGATTGGATGGCTGATGAATTTATCAACACCATGAAAGGAGCTTACACTGACATCGTTGATACGAATGATTGCATCACTGGGCTCCAAGCTCAACAATACGCAGGTCTTGATTTCTCCAATGTGCTGAATTGCCAACGAAGGCCAACGATTATCGATCTTCCTCCACAATACGCCAATGATTCAACTTTAGGAAAGATACCATTTTGTTGTCGGAATGGTACTATTTTGCCTGTTAGTATGGATGAAAGCAAGTCAGTCTCCGCTTTCCAGATCAATGTTAATAAAATGCCACCAAACATGAACCAATCTGCCATAACCCCACCCCAGAATTGGCAGATTAAAGGCATTCTCAACCCAGATTACGTGTGTGGACCCCCTGTACGGGTCAGTCCCAGTGAATTCCCTAGCCCAACTGGTTTACCAGTGAACACGACTTCTTTTGCCAGCTGGCAAGTTGTGTGCAATATCACCCAACCTAAGAATGCCAAACCTAAATGTTGTGTTTCATTCTCGGCATTCTTCAATGAGTCAATTGTCCCGTGCAAGACCTGTGCCTGCGGTTGTCCTAAAAACACGGGCCAAACATGTAGCACCACTGCTCCAGCTATGTTTCTTCCTCCCGAAGCCCAACTAGTCCCATTTGATAACAGGACAAAACTCTCCCTGGCTTGGGCTGCAATTAAGCACCGGCCTATTCCAAACCCACTTCCGTGCTCCGATAACTGTGGCGTGAGCATCAATTGGCACGTGGCAACTGACTTCAACAAAGGATGGAGCGCGAGAATGACGCTTTTCAACTGGGATGAAACAAACTTTGCTGACTGGTTTGTTGCTGTTAAATTAGGCAAAGCAGCTCAAGGTTTCCAGAAGGCGTATTCATTTAATGGCACTCTTATGACGGATGCATCCGACGTCAACAACACCATATTCATTCAGGGTTTACCGGGATTGAACTACCTTATCGGAGAGACAAATGGGTCGAAACCAACGGATCCTAGGGTTCCTGGTAAACAGCAATCAGTTATGTCCTTCACTAAGGCAGTTATCGCTGGAATCAATGTACCTATCAGGGACGGGTTTCCTACTAAGGTTTATTTCAACGGGGAAGAATGCTCAGTTCCTGATATAATTCCAACAAGCAGTGGCCACAAGCAGGCTCCTTTGGCCTTTATTCCTGTTCTTCTTGCAGTTCTGGTGCTCGTCTTTATCGTGCAATAA
- the LOC141657111 gene encoding LOW QUALITY PROTEIN: two-component response regulator ARR1-like (The sequence of the model RefSeq protein was modified relative to this genomic sequence to represent the inferred CDS: deleted 1 base in 1 codon) yields the protein MNLAGGVMGSMTRKPVDEFPAGLRVLVVDDDPTCLIILEKMLRTCRYDVTKTNRAEVALTLLRENKNGFDIVISDVHMPDMDGFKLLEHVGLEMDLPVIMMSADDSKSVVMKGVTHGACDYLIKPVLIEALKNIWQHVVRKKKTGWKEVEQSGSWDEGDRQQRQDDAVSSPANEGSWKSSKRKLEDDDDDKDDTSNLKKPRVVWSVELHQQFVAAVNQLGIDKAVPKKILELMNVPGLTRENVASHLQKYRLYLRRLSGVSQHQGGLNGSFMSDSGFSAMSQLSGIDLQTLHATGQLSAQTLAAYTRLPPIKPSMSMPFADQRNLFSFENTNPSRYGDARQQFSNASKQVNLLHGIPTTMESKQLAGLNQSAQSMENMNMQASASSSHQSSSLLMHAGPQQSRGQLLNEGVVGHVSPSQASIGQPIQSNRAAGTVRPINGMAGRVIDYSSVNQIPDLPGNTFPLGSTPGLTSMTSKGFNQGNNSEIKTVRGYVGSYDVFPEAHPHKPQDWQLQNSNTGFAMSHQHSMPVQNSLNVAPSVLVNHSFVTTQKPNQNGRAIDCNPVFSSGLDNRQLGLQNINHNVNGVLVDNTPRVKAERMSDIVGPGTNLFSEQYGQDDLMSALLKQQQEGIGSGDYDFDGYSLDNIPV from the exons ATGAACTTAGCTGGTGGAGTAATGGGATCCATGACCCGAAAACCCGTTGATGAATTTCCAGCGGGTCTTCGGGTacttgttgttgatgatgatccaacttgtctcatcattTTAGAGAAGATGCTCAGAACTTGTAGATATGATG TTACAAAGACGAATAGGGCGGAGGTTGCGTTAACTTTGCTCCGTGAGAATAAGAACGGGTTTGATATTGTTATAAGCGATGTACATATGCCTGATATGGATGGATTTAAGCTCCTTGAGCATGTTGGGTTGGAAATGGACCTGCCTGTTATCA TGATGTCTGCCGATGATAGCAAAAGTGTTGTCATGAAGGGTGTTACTCATGGGGCTTGTGATTATTTAATCAAACCCGTA TTAATTGAGGCACTTAAGAACATATGGCAGCACGTAGTTAGGAAGAAGAAGACTGGATGGAAAGAAGTGGAGCAATCAGGTAGTTGGGATGAAGGAGATCGCCAACAGAGACAAGATGACGCAGTCTCCTCCCCTGCGAATGAAGGGAGTTGGAAAAGTTCTAAAAGGAAActagaagatgatgatgatgataaggaTGATACATCTAACCTCAAGAAACCTCGGGTCGTTTGGTCAGTTGAGCTTCACCAACAGTTTGTGGCTGCTGTTAATCAGCTTGGCATTGACA AAGCTGTTCCCAAGAAGATTCTGGAGCTGATGAATGTTCCTGGGCTGACCAGAGAAAACGTCGCCAGTCATCTTCAG AAATACCGCTTGTATCTTAGAAGGCTGAGTGGAGTTTCACAGCACCAAGGTGGACTTAATGGCTCTTTTATGTCTGATTCGGGTTTTAGTGCAATGTCACAACTAAGTGGTATTGATTTGCAAACACTTCATGCTACCGGTCAGTTATCTGCTCAGACTTTGGCAGCATACACGAGattgccaccgattaaaccaagcATGTCTATGCCATTCGCCGACCAGAGAAACTTGTTTAGCTTTGAAAACACTAATCCGTCAAGATATGGAGATGCACGACAACAATTTAGCAATGCAAGCAAGCAAGTGAATTTGCTGCATGGAATCCCAACCACCATGGAATCGAAGCAACTAGCTGGATTGAATCAATCTGCTCAAAGCATGGAGAACATGAACATGCAAGCCAGTGCCTCCAGTAGTCATCAGAGTAGTTCTTTACTGATGCATGCGGGCCCACAACAGTCAAGAGGACAACTGTTGAATGAAGGTGTGGTTGGTCACGTATCCCCAAGTCAAGCCTCAATTGGACAGCCTATTCAGTCAAATAGGGCTGCTGGCACTGTGCGGCCCATAAATGGCATGGCGGGACGGGTCATCGATTACTCATCCGTCAACCAAATCCCGGACTTACCGGGTAATACTTTTCCTCTTGGAAGTACTCCTGGACTAACGTCTATGACGTCCAAGGGATTTAACCAGGGAAATAACTCGGAAATTAAAACAGTGAGAGGATACGTCGGGAGTTATGATGTGTTCCCGGAAGCTCACCCACATAAACCACAGGATTGGCAGCTTCAGAACTCAAACACCGGTTTTGCCATGTCCCACCAGCACTCGATGCCTGTTCAGAACAGCTTAAATGTAGCGCCCTCGGTTTTAGTGAACCATTCGTTTGTCACCACCCAAAAGCCCAATCAAAATGGCAGAGCTATTGATTGCAATCCGGTGTTTTCTTCTGGATTGGATAACCGACAGTTGGGATTGCAGAACATTAATCACAATGTCAATGGCGTTCTCGTTGACAATACACCAAGGGTTAAGGCCGAGAGGATGTCCGATATTGTGGGGCCCGGTACAAACCTATTCTCGGAGCAATATGGTCAGGATGATTTGATGAGTGCACTGCTGAAGCAG CAGCAAGAAGGCATAGGTTCTGGCGATTACGACTTTGATGGTTATTCCCTGGATAATATCCCTGTCTAG
- the LOC141655115 gene encoding uncharacterized protein LOC141655115, protein MSDRIPNLSPKLPPITLLVWNIQGTGNRSKISALKEVVRNFKPSVIALLETHKDGNHADKISKVIGYSGHCRVDAIGFSGGIWLYWRPELVSVNLVKDHSQFITVEVGCNGALPWFFTTVYASPNPQNRHDLWAELEQYAHSHNHPWMLAGDFNETRSLAERHGGDTNMARRCPAHTWARGNSEETRQSARLDRALCNSEFATQFGNASVRHLPAYQSDNCPLLISPNGFAPLNSIHRPFRFQAAWITHEKFTDFVKKSWPEGDNLVSQLSNLSNKLQSWNEEVFGNIFRQKRELMARIGGCQRELAQNRQRHLIKLEAKLRKELDDILEREEILWYQKSRVEFIKDGDRNTSYFQVSTLVR, encoded by the exons ATGTCGGATAGAATACCCAACCTGTCTCCCAAATTGCCCCCGATCACACTCTTAGTGTGGAACATTCAGGGGACTGGAAATAGAAGTAAGATTAGCGCGCTTAAGGAGGTTGTGAGAAACTTTAAGCCGTCAGTTATTGCCTTGTTGGAGACCCATAAAGATGGTAATCATGCTGATAAAATTAGCAAGGTTATCGGTTATAGCGGTCATTGTCGAGTCGACGCTATTGGTTTCAGTGGAGGCATTTGGTTATATTGGCGTCCCGAATTGGTATCTGTTAACCTTGTTAAAGATCATTCACAGTTTATTACAGTAGAAGTGGGATGTAATGGAGCTCTCCCCTGGTTCTTTACTACAGTTTACGCTAGTCCGAATCCGCAAAATAGACATGATTTATGGGCAGAACTTGAACAGTATGCTCATTCTCATAACCACCCATGGATGTTAGCGGGAGACTTTAATGAGACTCGCTCCCTTGCCGAAAGACATGGAGGAGACACAAACATGGCTCGAAGAT GCCCTGCTCACACTTGGGCAAGAGGCAACTCGGAAGAAACTCGACAGAGTGCTAGGTTGGACAGAGCTTTGTGCAACAGCGAATTTGCCACTCAGTTTGGTAATGCAAGTGTCCGGCATCTCCCTGCATATCAGTCAGATAATTGCCCTCTTCTTATATCTCCTAATGGTTTTGCTCCGCTAAATTCAATTCACAGACCCTTCCGTTTTCAAGCTGCGTGGATAACTCATGAAAAATTTACGGACTTTGTAAAAAAAAGCTGGCCAGAAGGAGATAACCTCGTCTCGCAACTTTCGAATCTGTCCAATAAATTGCAGAGTTGGAATGAGGAAGTCTTCGGCAACATATTTCGCCAAAAAAGGGAATTAATGGCTCGAATAGGAGGATGCCAAAGAGAACTCGCGCAAAATCGTCAAAGACATTTAATTAAATTGGAAGCCAAGCTTCGCAAAGAATTAGATGATATTTTAGAACGGGAGGAAATTCTTTGGTACCAAAAATCAAGAGTAGAATTTATTAAAGATGGCGATAGAAATACGTCGTACTTTCAAGTTAGCACCTTGGTGCGTTGA